Genomic DNA from Jonesia denitrificans DSM 20603:
ACGGTGATGAGCGCCGCTCCACAATCCTTCCTTATGGCGGTGAGGTGTCCATGGAGGACCTCATTGCTGAAGAAGATGTGGTTGTCACCATTACCCGCGGTGGTTACGTGAAGCGTACCCGTTCTGACAACTACCGGGCGCAAAAGCGTGGTGGTAAGGGTGTGCGTGGAACACAGCTTCGTGAAGATGACATTGTGGATCATTTCTTTGTCACCACCACTCACCACTGGTTGTTGTTCTTCACGAACCTTGGTCGGGTGTATCGGGCGAAGGCGTATGAACTACCAGAAGGATCACGTGAGTCCAAGGGGCAGCATGTGGCGAACCTTCTTGCGTTCCAGCCAGGTGAAAGCATCGCCCAGGTCCTTGCGCTTCGCAATTACGAAGACCACGAGTACCTTGTGTTGGCAACCCGTTCCGGACTAGTCAAGAAGACCCGTTTATCTGAGTATGACACCAACCGGTCAGCCGGACTCATCGCTATTAAGCTCCGCGAATACGATGATGGAAGCGTTGATGAACTGGTCAAGGCCATGCCCGTGAATGCGGACAATGACCTGATTTTGATTTCCCGTTTGGGTCAGTCCATCCGGTTCACAGCTGACGATGCGTCGCTTCGCCCGATGGGGAGGGGTACCTCTGGCGTCATCGGAATGAAATTCGCCGACGGGGACGAACTCCTCTCGGCAGACGTTGTCAAAGATGATGCTGATCTCTTTGTGGTCACTGACGGTGGGTTTGCAAAACGAACTGCGATCAGCGAATACCGAGTGCAGGGTCGAGGCGGCCAAGGTGTCAAGGTTGCCAAGCTCGTGGAAGACCGCGGTCACCTTGTCGGAGCACTCATCACAGAGCAAGATGATGAAGTTCTTGTGATCATGGAGAAGGGAAAGATTGTGCGTTCTGCCGTTGCGGAGGTTAACCGTACCGGAAGGAACACACAAGGTGTTACCTTTGCCAAGCCAGACAAAAAAGATCGCATTATTGCTGTCGCCCGAAACGTTGAACGATCCCTGAACGATGAGGACGACACCGCTGAAGACGGTGACGAGAACGATGTTCCGTTACCGGACGCAGCAGTCCACGACACACCATCAGACGCTACAGCTGAAGAGAACAACGCATGAGCCCTCAGCCACACTCGAAGTCAGACACAAACTCGACTTCCTCGGCCAATAAGTCGACAAAACCTACGAACCAACCCAAGGCGCCTGCTAAGGGCGGCGCTGCTGCGACGACAGGAAGTAAATCTCCTGGCACGTCAAAGTCTTCGCCTGTGCCACCACCGGATACGGGTGGGAAGCCGCGCAGTTTCGCACCAAAAACCGGGTCTCAGCCTAAGGCTGGGGAGCCCGTGATCCCGGTGGCGTCAAAGGGCTCCGCAGCAACGGGAGTTGCCGGGGCGAAAGCAGGAACCACCCCTGGGAAAAAGCCAACGGCTGCGACCACATCGACAGGCAAAAGCCCCGCCCCGGCAAAGAAGTCGCCGGCCACCGCAACGGCTACAACGGCCACGGGTTCGGCGGGGAGTGCGCAAGGGACAAGTCAGTACTCATCGGTCATGAGCCCAACCGGAACAGGCGTGAAGGCCCGCCCAGACCTCGGGGCTCCCCGACGTATCCGGTTGGCGGTCAACCGCATTGACCCATGGTCGGCCATGAAGTTCTCCCTGCTGCTGTCGTTGGCATTTGGGATCATGATGGTCGTTGCATCAATCGTGTTTTGGAACGTCCTCGACGGGTTGAACGTCTTCACAGAAATCGATGCGATGGTCAAAGACATCCTCGGTGAGGAAGCGGAAGTCAATATTCTGCAATACGTTGAGCTGTCTCGCGTGATTTCTCTCACGACAATTATTGCGGTCGTTGACGTGGTGTTGTTGACTGCGATCGGAACGATCGGAGCATTCTTGTATAACGTTGTGGCCAGCCTTGTTGGCGGTTTACACCTCACTCTTACCGATGACTGAGCACATCAGATCGGTGTGACGAACGACAACAACGTGAGATTTTGGTTTCTGCCGCGCATGCGGTAACTTTAAGTGTCGTTGCGGGTCACTATGACTCACAGCAACACGGGCCTATAGCTCAGGCGGTTAGAGCGCTTCGCTGATAACGAAGAGGTCAGAGGTTCAAGTCCTCTTAGGCCCACGACCTACCCACTGGAGGGGCGTGATGAAGAAGTTCATCCTAGTCGTCTTAGCGGCTGCAGCTGGTTACGCAATTTGGCGTCAAGTAGCTGCAGATAACGGACAGCGCGATCTTTGGTCGGAGGTTACCGACACGGTAGACTAAGTCCACCACGTGTTTGGGGCTATGGCGCAATTGGTAGCGCACCTGCTTTGCAAGCAGGGGGTTACGGGTTCGAGTCCCGTTAGCTCCACAGTGATGAAAGCCCCCCGAACGAAAGTTCGGGGGCTTTCTTTGTGTGAGGGGTCATGATTCTATCGGCATGGAATGGTTTCAGTGGGGACCTGCAAATCAAATCCGATGAGGATTTTTTCGGTCTGACCTAAGCTGTCGACCAATTCTGAAGAACCAAGAATGTTGGTCTCTTCCGGTCCCCACGTGATTGACGCAATATCTGAGCTTCCAAATACACCTTCTGGGCCAGACCAGGACACCTCATGTGCTGCTTGTCCTGCAATCATCTGCTTATACACGTCAATCTGGATCCGTTGACCATCATGTTCTCCCAGACCTTGGAGTTCCAGCTCACGCTCAATAGTGCCATCGTTCAATGGCTCACACCGGCGCATGTCAGTGATCGCGTAGGTGGTGAAGTCATTGATTCTCACGGTGCCCAGAATGGTTCCCACGCCTGTTTGTGAGTCGTCATCAGGTGTTGAGGTGTCCGTCTGTGCGTCAGATCGGAGCCATAGTAAGAAACTGGCTATACAGGCGAGGTCTGTTGTTTCTGGAGGACCTTGCAACGTTCGGCGAGGATGCAGATACGTGGATGAAGAAACGTCATCACTCAGGACAGTCAGACGCCTCGCCGAGTCTGTGCAACAAAGGCATTCCGCGATCCTGACCGGTCCAGCAGGAAGTGGAAAAACATATGTGATTCGACAACTCAACACAGTCCTCGCCGCGCAGTATTCGCGTGTCGCGTTCATTGTGGGGACCAACGCCGGTTCCCAGGTACCACTTGGTGCATTTGCTGGTGTGCAGGGCATACCTGAGGTCCCCTTACATTCACCGGCGACAGTGGTTGACGCGTTTGCTCGTCACCGTTCTGAGACTGTGGTGATTGTGGACAATGTTGATCTGCTTGATGACGCTTCACTCTATGTCGTGACTCAACTCATCACGACAACACAGATGCCCACAATACTGACTGTTCGTGACCTTGGTGTCGCACCTCAGAGTGTGCGTGACCTCTATGACAGCGGTGATCTGGCAGAGTTCCCTCTCGCACCGTTAGCTGAGCCGGAAGCCGTCTGTCTCCTCCGCGATCTCGTTGGTGGAGAACTCACACCCCGCGCACAAGCCCAGATCCTTGCAGCAGGGGAAGGGAACCCGATGCGCTTGCGTGAGATCGTGCGTGGATCACAGGATGATGCGCGCTTAGTGCAGACCCCGCATGGGTGGGACCTCATCGGTCCCCCGTCTCCAACCCAACGGTTAGCGGGGCTTATGGCTGAACGGTTCCGGCACCTCACAGACAGTGCCATGGAAGCGGCCACACTTGTTGCCCTTGTTGGTGAATGTCCGATCTCGGCCCTGAACGAGGCTGACCGTCACGCATTGGCTCAGGCACACATCATTGATGTCACAGAATGCGGATGGGTGGAGTCCACGCTAGACGTAGTTGTCGCAGTGAAGGAATAGCCAAAAAACTACTAACGATGCGTGCTACGGCATACCTGTCAGCGAAGCGACGTCACTCTCCCACGGTGACAGTAACGGGGTCGTGTGTTCCTGCAGGCAGGGTCACATCGGTTGTTCCGTGGGGGGTGGTGATGCGGTAGGTACCCGCGAAACCGGTGATGTCCACTCCCCCATCGGTGGACGTGTGCTGGGTGGTGGTTGGGGTCGTCCATTGCCGGGTGATGAGGTCATGGATTGCGTCATACCCAGGTTTTGCGGTGCCGTCTTTACGCAGGAGGCCGCAAGGGGCGCCAAGCCATGCCCCATGGTCGGTGATGCCCCAGTACGTTAATGATTCGGTGGCTGGGTGTGAGAACACTGCTGTGTAGTGGTCGATGAGGTTTTGTGCTTGACGGGCTTCGCCTTCTGGTGTGGTGGGCCAGTCATCGACCACGTAGTCGTTGAGGTCAACGATGTGTGGTGGCATGAGATCCCCGGAGACCAGTGTGGTTT
This window encodes:
- a CDS encoding DLW-39 family protein, producing the protein MKKFILVVLAAAAGYAIWRQVAADNGQRDLWSEVTDTVD
- a CDS encoding ATP-binding protein, which gives rise to MDEETSSLRTVRRLAESVQQRHSAILTGPAGSGKTYVIRQLNTVLAAQYSRVAFIVGTNAGSQVPLGAFAGVQGIPEVPLHSPATVVDAFARHRSETVVIVDNVDLLDDASLYVVTQLITTTQMPTILTVRDLGVAPQSVRDLYDSGDLAEFPLAPLAEPEAVCLLRDLVGGELTPRAQAQILAAGEGNPMRLREIVRGSQDDARLVQTPHGWDLIGPPSPTQRLAGLMAERFRHLTDSAMEAATLVALVGECPISALNEADRHALAQAHIIDVTECGWVESTLDVVVAVKE
- a CDS encoding DUF3566 domain-containing protein; this translates as MSPTGTGVKARPDLGAPRRIRLAVNRIDPWSAMKFSLLLSLAFGIMMVVASIVFWNVLDGLNVFTEIDAMVKDILGEEAEVNILQYVELSRVISLTTIIAVVDVVLLTAIGTIGAFLYNVVASLVGGLHLTLTDD